The Streptomyces durmitorensis genome contains the following window.
TTACGGCAACTCCCGCTGACCCCGCGCCCCGTCGGTGACCTGCGTCTCCGGCGGGGCGTCACGTTGTGTGCACGGCCGGGTCTTTGGCCGTGACGTGGTCCCACGGCTACTGTCGCGCGCATTCCCCCGACGGATCGGGGGGACTTTCCCCCGGTTCGTCCTTCGTCCGGGGGTCCGTCAGCGGAGGGAGAGCGGCTTCCCGTGGGGTCCCATCGTCGTCCCGCGCTGTCCGGTCTGGACCGGAGCACGCGCGTCACCGTCCTGTCAGCCGCCGCGGCAACCGCCGCGGCCGCCCTCGCCGCCACACCGGCGGGCGCCGCACCGCAGGACACCCCGGCCACCACCAAGGCCAAGGTGGACCGCCTCTTCGAGCAGGCCGAGAAGGCCACCGAGGCGTACAACAAGGCCGACGAGCGCGCGGACACGCTGCGCAAGCAGGTCGAGCGGGCCAAGGACAGCGTCGCCCGCGGCCAGGAGCGCATCAACACCATGCGCGGCGCACTCGGTTCGCTCGCCGGGGCGCAGTACCGCTCGGGCGGCATCGACCCCTCCCTCGCCCTGGTGCTCTCCTCCGATCCGGACGCCTATCTGGACAAGGCGGCGGCCCTCGACCGCATCAGCGCCCGGCAGGCCGGTGAACTCACCGATCTGCAGAAGGCCCAGCGCAGCCTCGCCCAGGAGCGCACGGAGGCCGGGCACAAGCTCTCCGAGCTGGAGAAGAGCCGCACCGCGGTGGCCCGCCACAAGCGGAGCGTCGAGCACAAGCTGGCCAAGGCGCGCAAGCTGCTCAACTCCCTGTCCGCGCAGGACCGGGAGGGGTACGACAGGGCGTCACGCTCGGGACGCGACGACATGCCGGACCTCGGGGGCGCGGCGCCGTCCTCCTCGCGCGCCGCTGCCGCCATCGCCGCGGCACGCTCTGCCGTCGGCAAGCCCTACGTGTGGGGCGCCAACGGCCCCTCCGGCTTCGACTGTTCGGGCCTCACGCAGTGGTCGTACGCACAGGCGGGCGTCGGCCTGCCGCGCACCTCGCAGGCCCAGCGGTACGCGGGGCGCCAGGTGCCCATGTCCCAGGCGCAGCCCGGTGACCTCGTGGCCTACCGCGACGACGCCAGCCACATCGGGATGTACATGGGCAACGGCCAGGTCGTGCACGCGCCCTACCCCGGAGCGCCCGTGCGCTACGACCCGGTCGGCATGATGCCGGTGTCGTCAGTGACGCGGATCTGACCGTCCGCCCGCGGCCCGCTGCCCGTACGATCTGAAACGTGGCTGGTCGCGGGCGTGGGTCGTGGGTCCTTGGAATCTGTGTCGCCCTGCTCGTCGGGTGCGGCGGTCCTTCGGCGCCCGATGCCGCGCCCTCGGACGTGCGCAGGATGCTCGACCGGCGCGCGGAGGCGGTGCTCGACCGGGACGCGAAGGCGTACCGCGCGACGGGCGCGGAGACCGACGCCTGGGACAACCTGCGCGACGTGCCGCTCGATTCCTGGCAGTACCGCCTGACGGGCTTCGAGCGCAGCGGCGCGCGGGCCACGGCCACCGCGGACCTGCGGTACCGCATCAAGGGCTACGACAGCGAGCCGCTCACCACCTCGCGCACGCTCACGCTCCAGGAGC
Protein-coding sequences here:
- a CDS encoding NlpC/P60 family protein; the encoded protein is MGSHRRPALSGLDRSTRVTVLSAAAATAAAALAATPAGAAPQDTPATTKAKVDRLFEQAEKATEAYNKADERADTLRKQVERAKDSVARGQERINTMRGALGSLAGAQYRSGGIDPSLALVLSSDPDAYLDKAAALDRISARQAGELTDLQKAQRSLAQERTEAGHKLSELEKSRTAVARHKRSVEHKLAKARKLLNSLSAQDREGYDRASRSGRDDMPDLGGAAPSSSRAAAAIAAARSAVGKPYVWGANGPSGFDCSGLTQWSYAQAGVGLPRTSQAQRYAGRQVPMSQAQPGDLVAYRDDASHIGMYMGNGQVVHAPYPGAPVRYDPVGMMPVSSVTRI